The Thermoanaerobaculia bacterium genome contains a region encoding:
- the rplU gene encoding 50S ribosomal protein L21, with protein MYAIIETGSKQYRVKPGDTLAIEITPSDEGKVIFDRVLAVKKEDDLQIGRPVLDGVTVVGSVLQEFKADKIIVFKKKRRKQYKRTRGHRQQLLKIKIESIEGV; from the coding sequence ATGTACGCTATTATTGAAACGGGCAGCAAGCAGTACCGCGTTAAGCCCGGCGACACCCTGGCCATTGAAATCACGCCTTCCGATGAAGGCAAGGTTATCTTTGATCGCGTTCTCGCGGTGAAGAAGGAAGACGATCTGCAGATCGGGCGTCCCGTCCTGGACGGAGTCACGGTTGTGGGGTCGGTTCTTCAGGAGTTCAAGGCGGACAAGATCATCGTTTTCAAAAAGAAACGCCGGAAACAGTACAAAAGGACTCGAGGCCACCGGCAGCAGCTTCTGAAGATAAAAATCGAGTCGATTGAAGGAGTGTAA
- the rpmA gene encoding 50S ribosomal protein L27, with product MAHKKGQGSSRNGRDSNPQFLGVKRFAGQFVTGGSILVRQRGTRFKPGLNVGRGKDDTLFAKVDGYVHFENRGRLGRFISIQADKA from the coding sequence ATGGCGCACAAGAAAGGACAGGGTAGCAGCCGGAACGGAAGAGATTCCAACCCTCAGTTTCTGGGTGTTAAGCGTTTCGCCGGCCAGTTTGTGACCGGAGGCTCCATCCTGGTCCGCCAGCGCGGAACAAGGTTTAAACCGGGCCTCAATGTCGGCCGTGGAAAAGACGACACCCTCTTCGCCAAGGTTGACGGATACGTTCACTTTGAAAACCGTGGACGTCTGGGCCGGTTTATCAGCATTCAGGCTGACAAAGCATAG
- a CDS encoding DUF1697 domain-containing protein produces the protein MNVWIALFRGINVGGRNLLRMQDLREHMKQCGARNVRTYIQSGNVVFFHESDDPGALGELIRKSIWDHSGFEPDVVVLSPEELKIAMEDNPFPEAESMPATLHLFFLLHGIQTPDLKSLERIRKNSEKFSLNDRVFYLHAPDGIGKSSLAARVESVLRTPATARNWRTLTAIRAIVE, from the coding sequence ATGAATGTATGGATCGCTCTCTTTCGAGGGATTAACGTGGGCGGGCGGAATCTTCTTCGCATGCAGGATCTTCGGGAACATATGAAACAGTGTGGTGCCCGGAATGTGCGAACCTATATTCAGAGCGGGAACGTTGTCTTTTTTCATGAATCCGATGACCCTGGTGCGCTGGGTGAACTGATACGCAAGTCCATTTGGGATCATTCCGGTTTTGAGCCTGATGTTGTGGTTCTCTCGCCTGAAGAATTAAAAATAGCAATGGAGGACAACCCTTTTCCGGAAGCAGAATCCATGCCTGCCACGCTCCACCTATTCTTCCTCCTGCACGGTATCCAGACCCCCGATCTGAAATCCCTTGAACGGATAAGAAAGAACAGCGAGAAATTCTCCCTGAATGACCGGGTCTTTTATCTTCATGCACCGGACGGAATCGGAAAATCCTCACTGGCAGCCCGGGTCGAATCCGTTCTTAGAACTCCCGCGACCGCGCGAAACTGGCGCACGCTCACAGCCATTCGAGCCATAGTTGAGTAA
- a CDS encoding cupin domain-containing protein, whose amino-acid sequence MCEVVNLEEKLSAFSSFWDPKIVGELNGQHVRLVKFQGLFTWHSHNEGDELFLVLHGSFTMKFRNFSRTIREGEFIIVPRGTEHCPEASDEVHVLLFEPAGTLNTGTVQDDRTVKNPERI is encoded by the coding sequence ATGTGTGAAGTGGTGAACCTTGAGGAGAAGCTGTCTGCCTTTTCCTCATTCTGGGATCCGAAGATCGTGGGAGAACTCAATGGACAGCACGTCCGGCTCGTGAAGTTTCAAGGTTTATTCACCTGGCACTCCCATAACGAGGGAGACGAACTGTTTCTTGTTCTTCATGGCTCATTTACCATGAAGTTCCGAAACTTTTCCAGGACCATCCGGGAAGGTGAATTTATAATCGTACCCAGAGGAACGGAGCACTGTCCCGAAGCGTCCGATGAGGTTCATGTTCTCCTCTTTGAACCTGCAGGGACACTCAATACGGGTACGGTTCAGGACGATCGCACGGTGAAAAATCCGGAGCGGATCTGA
- a CDS encoding type II CAAX endopeptidase family protein, translated as MSTNIERWGAWSSLWLSLVVLAVFLIFNTVVAVAFLVLHQVQYPNVDFEQNVTWMASSGLVMAVASLVSTFPAIGMIYLFSWMKRRRKPLEYLNLSSVSLRVFAFWIGATITFAILSDVLTVLLNKPIVPDVMVTMFETAGSRSLLFLAVVFAAPLFEEALFRGFLLPGIQSRWGPAWAVVLTAAGWSVLHFQYDLYGILTIFAGGVMLGLARILSGSTYVTMILHSLWNFIAFVEVAFHVHEGAILPFGW; from the coding sequence GTGTCAACGAATATAGAGCGCTGGGGAGCCTGGAGCTCTTTGTGGCTTTCACTGGTCGTTCTGGCGGTCTTTCTTATTTTTAATACGGTGGTGGCGGTTGCTTTCCTGGTTTTGCACCAGGTGCAGTACCCGAATGTTGATTTTGAACAAAATGTGACCTGGATGGCGTCCAGTGGGCTCGTGATGGCGGTGGCCTCCCTTGTTTCCACCTTTCCCGCGATCGGGATGATCTACCTCTTCTCCTGGATGAAGCGCCGCAGGAAACCTCTTGAATACCTTAACCTTTCGTCCGTATCCCTGCGTGTCTTTGCCTTCTGGATTGGGGCTACGATCACCTTTGCGATCCTCTCGGATGTCCTTACTGTACTGTTGAATAAACCCATCGTTCCCGATGTCATGGTCACCATGTTTGAAACGGCGGGATCCAGGAGCCTGTTGTTTCTGGCCGTTGTCTTTGCGGCTCCTCTTTTTGAGGAGGCTTTATTCAGGGGGTTTCTCCTTCCCGGTATCCAGAGCCGTTGGGGGCCAGCCTGGGCAGTGGTCCTCACGGCCGCCGGATGGTCCGTACTGCATTTTCAATACGATCTATACGGGATCCTGACGATCTTTGCGGGCGGCGTCATGCTCGGGCTGGCACGGATTCTTTCCGGATCTACCTATGTCACCATGATTCTCCATTCTCTCTGGAACTTTATCGCTTTTGTCGAAGTTGCCTTTCATGTTCATGAAGGAGCCATCCTTCCATTTGGGTGGTGA
- a CDS encoding ribosomal protein L7/L12, whose amino-acid sequence MKDLYPWIVAVIVFLVVISILKSGGDTKKLKERGMYPDAENATMEDIRHLMREGYKIQAIKLYREMYHVGLKEAKEKVEEIQKEL is encoded by the coding sequence ATGAAAGATCTTTACCCCTGGATTGTCGCTGTTATCGTTTTTCTTGTCGTCATATCTATCCTGAAATCCGGGGGTGATACGAAAAAATTGAAAGAGCGCGGGATGTACCCTGATGCGGAGAACGCAACCATGGAGGATATCAGACACCTCATGCGCGAGGGATACAAAATCCAGGCGATTAAACTGTATCGTGAAATGTATCATGTTGGCCTGAAGGAAGCGAAGGAAAAGGTTGAAGAGATACAGAAGGAGCTGTAG
- a CDS encoding heme-binding domain-containing protein gives MKWKIFVVLIFLIIAIQFIPYGRNHVNPPVVSEPDWDSAQTRAFFVVACADCHSHETKWPWYSRVAPVSWLVQHDVQEGREHFNVSLWGVQKKNRGQDAADEVRDGDMPPLMYRLGHSEARLSDEGRGQFVRGLAATFPEREERPGNEREDD, from the coding sequence ATGAAATGGAAGATTTTTGTTGTACTCATTTTTCTCATAATTGCCATTCAGTTCATACCATACGGAAGGAACCATGTGAACCCGCCGGTTGTCTCTGAACCGGATTGGGATTCGGCCCAGACGAGGGCGTTCTTCGTGGTTGCCTGTGCCGACTGTCACAGCCATGAGACGAAATGGCCCTGGTACAGCAGGGTGGCCCCCGTTTCGTGGCTGGTTCAGCACGATGTGCAAGAAGGACGCGAACATTTCAACGTGTCTCTGTGGGGTGTTCAGAAGAAAAATCGAGGACAGGACGCTGCCGATGAGGTTCGGGATGGAGACATGCCGCCGCTGATGTATCGGTTGGGACATTCGGAAGCCCGGTTATCCGATGAGGGGCGGGGGCAATTTGTCAGGGGCCTGGCAGCCACCTTCCCGGAGCGGGAAGAAAGGCCCGGAAATGAACGTGAAGATGACTAG
- a CDS encoding GNAT family N-acetyltransferase — MSDRRKRLITGKLDLIAATYDLVCAEIEDPVSLAALLGVSVEAGWPPGEYDRDAQLYFRDRLREGGDSVVGWYGWYAIVRSEAEGHGVLIGSGGFLGPPGVEGEVEIGYSIMPAWVGLGYATDMVQALTVFAWRDTRIKRIMIRTAATNHASQRVIEKCGFTFEGEDEKTGTLCFIMKKG; from the coding sequence GTGTCTGATCGTCGAAAACGACTCATAACCGGGAAACTGGATTTAATTGCGGCTACGTACGATCTTGTCTGTGCAGAGATCGAAGACCCCGTCAGTCTCGCAGCCCTTCTGGGTGTCTCTGTTGAAGCCGGGTGGCCACCGGGTGAATATGATCGGGATGCACAGTTGTATTTCAGGGATCGCCTCAGGGAAGGCGGTGATTCGGTTGTCGGGTGGTACGGTTGGTACGCCATTGTGCGATCAGAGGCAGAGGGTCATGGGGTATTAATTGGATCGGGAGGATTTCTTGGCCCGCCTGGAGTAGAAGGTGAGGTGGAAATCGGTTATTCGATCATGCCTGCCTGGGTAGGATTGGGCTATGCCACCGATATGGTTCAGGCTCTGACTGTCTTCGCATGGAGAGATACCCGCATAAAGCGAATCATGATCCGAACAGCTGCGACAAATCATGCCTCACAACGAGTAATTGAAAAATGTGGTTTTACCTTTGAGGGAGAAGATGAAAAAACAGGCACTCTGTGTTTTATAATGAAAAAAGGATGA
- a CDS encoding MFS transporter: MFRSLRYRNYRLFFGGQSISLVGTWIQRIALPWLVYRVSGSVFLLGVVGFAGQIPTFLLAPFAGVISDRWNRYRILLVTQVLAMVQALFLTYLYYTDALSVWHIIYLSVFLGCINAFDIPARQAFVVEMVENHEDLGNAIALNSSMVNSARLLGPSIAGVIIASMGEGICFLLNGVSYAFVIVSLLLMKIRPKPKKKTDTHVIQELREGFAYTFGFAPIRSIILLLALVSLVGMPYVVLVPVFAKEILHGGSHTFGFLMGSSGVGALVGALYLASRKSVLGLGRLVPLASGIFGLGLIAFSFSRFLPLSLVLMVITGFGMMVQMASSNIILQTIVDDEKRGRVMSFFAMAFMGTVPFGSFLAGSLASAIGAPFTLLIGGICCIVGAWIFMTRLSGLREMVRPIYIQRGIIPNVAEGIQTITELSVPPEK, encoded by the coding sequence ATGTTCCGATCTCTCCGGTACCGAAATTACCGCCTCTTCTTTGGTGGACAGAGCATTTCCCTGGTTGGGACGTGGATCCAGCGTATCGCACTCCCCTGGCTGGTCTATCGGGTAAGCGGGTCGGTATTTCTCCTCGGGGTGGTGGGGTTTGCAGGACAGATTCCCACGTTTCTCCTGGCTCCCTTTGCAGGGGTCATTTCCGATCGGTGGAATCGATATCGCATCCTGCTGGTCACACAGGTGCTGGCCATGGTGCAGGCGCTTTTCCTGACCTACCTCTATTACACGGATGCATTGAGTGTCTGGCATATCATCTACCTTAGTGTATTCCTGGGCTGTATAAACGCCTTTGACATCCCGGCCCGGCAGGCCTTTGTCGTTGAGATGGTGGAAAACCACGAGGATCTGGGAAACGCCATTGCCCTGAATTCTTCAATGGTGAACAGTGCGAGACTGCTGGGGCCTTCCATTGCGGGTGTCATCATCGCCTCCATGGGAGAGGGGATCTGTTTTCTGCTGAACGGGGTAAGCTATGCGTTCGTGATTGTCTCGCTCCTTCTCATGAAAATCAGACCAAAACCGAAAAAGAAGACAGATACTCACGTGATTCAGGAATTACGGGAAGGATTTGCGTACACCTTCGGGTTTGCTCCGATACGGTCGATTATTCTTCTTCTGGCACTCGTCAGCCTCGTAGGCATGCCATATGTGGTTCTTGTGCCTGTCTTTGCCAAGGAAATTCTGCATGGAGGATCGCATACGTTCGGGTTCCTCATGGGGTCGTCGGGTGTCGGTGCCCTGGTAGGCGCCCTCTATCTGGCATCCCGGAAAAGTGTTCTGGGTCTTGGCCGACTGGTCCCTCTGGCGTCCGGTATTTTCGGCCTGGGCCTGATTGCATTCTCCTTTTCGCGATTCCTCCCTCTTTCCCTGGTACTCATGGTGATTACGGGATTTGGCATGATGGTGCAAATGGCTTCCAGCAATATTATCCTGCAGACGATTGTAGATGATGAAAAGCGGGGTCGGGTCATGAGCTTCTTTGCCATGGCCTTCATGGGGACCGTTCCTTTTGGAAGCTTTCTGGCGGGAAGTCTGGCCAGTGCCATTGGAGCTCCCTTTACCCTTCTGATTGGTGGAATCTGCTGCATTGTCGGGGCCTGGATCTTTATGACAAGGCTCTCCGGGCTGCGGGAAATGGTTCGACCGATTTATATCCAGCGAGGGATAATCCCGAATGTCGCGGAAGGCATTCAGACCATAACGGAACTTTCTGTTCCCCCGGAAAAATAG
- a CDS encoding OmpA family protein — MVKRCMYVWLLCLVPSILTFAVSDPNDCEGCKDPALFSRMPGFYISEYQELDFSRYSFPVGYDRVQVVEGQYTYLDYYANDGVKYPSGMQIVANYKNAVKSIGGETVYEFEDGGTQYITLKVVKNNVEVWVYVEGPSNGMYKVFLVEKQAMKQDIVASADSLLGAIRQTGRVAVYGIYFDTAKSDLKPDSEPTLKEIAKLLKTDPKLKLYVVGHTDNQGAFDYNLTLSNARANAVIQALTGKYGVAVSRLTPFGAGPTSPVASNSSEEGRALNRRVELVAQ; from the coding sequence ATGGTCAAACGATGCATGTATGTCTGGTTACTGTGCCTGGTCCCCTCGATCCTGACGTTTGCAGTCAGTGATCCGAATGACTGCGAGGGATGCAAGGATCCCGCACTCTTCAGCAGGATGCCTGGATTTTATATTTCTGAATACCAGGAACTGGATTTCAGTCGATATTCTTTCCCGGTCGGCTATGACAGGGTCCAGGTCGTGGAAGGGCAATACACCTACCTGGACTACTATGCCAACGATGGTGTGAAATACCCCAGCGGAATGCAGATCGTAGCCAATTACAAAAACGCCGTAAAGTCGATAGGCGGTGAAACGGTCTATGAGTTTGAAGACGGCGGGACGCAGTACATCACATTGAAGGTCGTCAAGAACAATGTGGAAGTCTGGGTCTATGTTGAGGGTCCGAGCAATGGAATGTACAAGGTTTTCCTGGTGGAAAAACAGGCCATGAAACAGGATATCGTGGCCAGTGCGGACAGCCTCCTCGGTGCAATTCGGCAGACCGGCAGGGTCGCCGTTTATGGGATCTACTTTGATACGGCGAAATCGGACCTCAAACCGGATTCGGAGCCCACGCTGAAGGAAATTGCAAAATTGCTCAAAACAGATCCGAAGCTGAAGCTCTATGTGGTGGGGCACACGGACAACCAGGGGGCCTTTGACTACAACCTTACGCTTTCCAATGCCCGCGCCAATGCTGTAATTCAGGCTCTCACCGGAAAGTACGGAGTGGCGGTATCCAGATTGACCCCCTTCGGGGCGGGTCCGACGTCCCCCGTTGCTTCCAACAGTAGCGAAGAAGGTCGGGCACTGAACCGGAGAGTGGAACTCGTGGCTCAATAG
- a CDS encoding carbon-nitrogen hydrolase family protein produces MPKLAIIQQSPFYLDKQATMERAIQWIEEAVDHGATLIIFPETFFPGYPAWIWRLRPGSDWDLTGEIYDRLLRHAVSLSSDDLNPMRQMSKDHAVTVVCGIHERDARFGRTTLYNTVVIIGADGSIQNRHRKLMPTNPERMVWGMGDASGLRVVDTPCGRMGGLICWENYMPLARYALYAQGVEVYIAPTYDSGDGWIGTLQHIAREGRCWVVGSGTPLKGSDFPEDFPGKDILYPDADEWVNPGDSVVVAPGGEIVAGPLRNEHAILYADFDPDRVGSARRALDVTGHYSRPDIFDLHVHTQPLNPITMK; encoded by the coding sequence ATGCCAAAACTTGCCATTATCCAGCAATCCCCTTTTTATCTCGACAAACAGGCTACGATGGAACGTGCCATTCAATGGATTGAAGAGGCTGTTGACCATGGGGCAACGCTGATCATTTTTCCTGAAACGTTTTTTCCGGGGTACCCGGCGTGGATCTGGCGACTCAGACCAGGAAGCGACTGGGACCTTACCGGGGAGATTTATGATCGATTGCTAAGGCACGCTGTCTCCTTATCTTCCGACGACCTGAATCCAATGCGCCAGATGTCAAAAGATCACGCAGTCACGGTTGTATGCGGAATTCATGAAAGAGATGCCCGGTTCGGTAGAACAACGCTCTATAACACGGTTGTGATCATTGGTGCGGATGGGTCAATTCAAAACCGTCATCGGAAGCTGATGCCGACAAACCCGGAACGCATGGTCTGGGGGATGGGGGATGCATCGGGGCTCAGGGTTGTTGATACACCATGTGGAAGAATGGGCGGACTGATCTGCTGGGAAAACTATATGCCTCTGGCCCGGTACGCCCTGTATGCACAGGGAGTAGAAGTCTATATCGCACCAACGTACGACAGCGGAGACGGATGGATCGGAACGCTGCAGCATATTGCCCGGGAAGGACGCTGCTGGGTGGTCGGGAGCGGCACCCCTCTCAAGGGGAGTGATTTTCCGGAAGACTTTCCGGGGAAAGATATTCTCTATCCGGATGCGGATGAGTGGGTCAATCCCGGGGATTCCGTCGTTGTCGCTCCGGGGGGCGAAATCGTTGCGGGACCCCTGAGAAACGAACACGCCATTCTCTACGCCGATTTCGACCCGGATCGAGTTGGTTCCGCACGCCGGGCTCTGGATGTTACGGGACACTATTCCCGTCCGGACATCTTCGATCTCCATGTTCATACTCAACCTCTCAATCCAATAACCATGAAATAA
- a CDS encoding isoprenylcysteine carboxylmethyltransferase family protein: MIHSTLSAVVILFPVSEIILAILKRSRGRSVQREDRGAMLLLWSCIAAGIFLAIYIHTLPPGQIPGSPLVRQVAALGLLTGGLTIRWIAILPLGRWFTVDIAIHSDHAVMDRGLYSYMRHPSYTGLLIAFLGLGVYFGSWLSIFIMMIPIVIGLFYRVTKEEKALLDSLGSEYAAYCSRTKRFIPGLL; encoded by the coding sequence TTGATTCATTCCACGTTATCTGCAGTTGTCATCCTGTTTCCTGTATCTGAAATTATCCTTGCGATCCTGAAACGATCACGTGGCAGGTCGGTTCAGCGGGAGGATCGAGGTGCGATGCTTCTGCTTTGGTCTTGCATTGCCGCAGGGATTTTTCTTGCCATTTATATTCATACCCTGCCTCCGGGTCAAATCCCGGGATCTCCCCTCGTTCGCCAGGTTGCGGCTCTGGGCCTTCTGACCGGAGGCCTGACCATTCGCTGGATCGCCATCCTTCCGCTCGGGCGATGGTTTACCGTGGATATTGCCATTCATTCGGACCATGCCGTGATGGACCGGGGACTTTACAGTTATATGCGGCATCCCTCCTATACGGGCCTGTTGATCGCTTTCCTGGGACTTGGTGTCTATTTTGGCAGCTGGCTCAGCATTTTTATCATGATGATCCCGATTGTAATCGGGCTATTCTATCGAGTCACAAAGGAAGAAAAAGCCCTTCTCGATTCTCTGGGATCCGAATATGCTGCCTATTGCTCTCGAACAAAGCGATTTATCCCGGGATTACTGTAG
- a CDS encoding DUF3788 family protein, which produces MALSVFHDPNPPTSSQIMEVLGPAWDSWSSLFDWLTETAGVDSHEWKNSGAAYGWSMRVKRGKRIIAYMIPQDQQFLVGLVLGDRAMKTLGSLSLAPSVMDVIRGAKRYGEGTGFRLPVSSESDLESIQSLIELKLR; this is translated from the coding sequence ATGGCACTCTCCGTTTTTCATGATCCAAACCCGCCGACGTCCTCTCAGATCATGGAAGTCCTGGGGCCTGCGTGGGATTCATGGTCATCACTTTTCGACTGGTTGACCGAAACAGCAGGAGTTGACTCTCATGAATGGAAAAACTCCGGGGCGGCGTACGGTTGGAGTATGCGTGTGAAACGGGGAAAACGCATCATTGCCTACATGATTCCGCAAGATCAGCAGTTTCTTGTGGGTCTTGTGCTCGGGGATCGCGCCATGAAAACTTTAGGGAGCCTTTCGCTGGCTCCTTCCGTAATGGATGTCATTCGGGGCGCCAAACGCTACGGAGAAGGTACGGGCTTCCGCCTGCCCGTGAGTTCCGAATCAGATCTGGAAAGCATCCAGTCGCTGATAGAATTGAAACTACGCTGA
- a CDS encoding ester cyclase, with the protein MSSNNNKAVVRHYYEEVVSTGSVERLRDFLSPEYTEVHEGKRYPLGIEGARDHIQGVRQTYGDLKIKVDRQIAEGEWVVSCITARGIHIGWWMGIRPTGKAVTFTGVNVDRVIDGKIVEHGGAANILGPLLEAGAIRVVGES; encoded by the coding sequence ATGTCGAGCAATAATAACAAAGCTGTAGTTCGTCATTATTATGAGGAAGTGGTAAGTACAGGGTCCGTCGAAAGGCTGAGGGATTTCCTTTCACCGGAATATACGGAAGTCCATGAAGGGAAACGATACCCCTTAGGAATTGAAGGAGCCCGCGATCACATTCAGGGAGTCCGTCAAACCTATGGAGATCTGAAGATTAAGGTCGATCGACAGATTGCGGAGGGAGAGTGGGTTGTTTCCTGCATTACTGCAAGAGGGATCCATATCGGTTGGTGGATGGGTATCCGTCCGACCGGGAAAGCCGTAACGTTTACAGGAGTAAATGTGGACCGGGTAATCGATGGGAAAATTGTGGAGCACGGGGGTGCAGCGAACATACTGGGTCCGTTGCTGGAAGCGGGAGCCATCCGGGTTGTCGGGGAATCGTGA
- a CDS encoding LysE family transporter, whose amino-acid sequence MWIKYVLIGGGFAFAAAVQPGPLNAFLLSRVAADGWKRTLPAAFAPLISDIPIACLMLFLLHHVPGGFEAVLRGAGGVVLLFLAVKTFLEWRHARLGDMDASRHPTRTFLQAVGVNLVNPGPYIGWSLVLGPLALQAWSQSPLYAVALIGAFYSVIVICLASLILFIGMTSTIHPRVRLGLLLAASVVLAVLGVYFLVSIILK is encoded by the coding sequence ATGTGGATTAAATACGTTCTCATAGGGGGAGGGTTTGCCTTTGCCGCGGCAGTTCAGCCGGGTCCTCTGAATGCGTTCCTCCTCTCCCGTGTTGCAGCGGACGGATGGAAACGTACGCTTCCGGCGGCTTTTGCTCCCCTCATCAGTGATATCCCCATTGCCTGTCTCATGCTCTTTCTCCTGCATCACGTCCCCGGCGGCTTCGAGGCTGTTCTTCGGGGAGCCGGCGGTGTTGTTTTGCTCTTTCTGGCTGTGAAGACCTTTCTGGAGTGGCGGCATGCCCGCCTGGGTGACATGGATGCCTCCCGGCATCCAACCCGCACATTCCTTCAGGCGGTAGGGGTCAATCTGGTGAATCCAGGCCCGTATATTGGGTGGAGCCTGGTCCTTGGTCCGTTAGCCCTCCAGGCATGGTCTCAGTCACCCCTTTATGCGGTTGCATTAATTGGAGCCTTTTACTCGGTCATCGTTATCTGTCTTGCGTCCCTTATCCTATTCATAGGCATGACATCGACCATCCATCCACGGGTTCGTCTTGGGCTTCTGCTTGCGGCTTCTGTCGTTCTGGCCGTACTGGGGGTCTATTTCCTGGTTTCCATTATCCTGAAATGA
- the can gene encoding carbonate dehydratase, with product MRVLRHLFDNNRRWAKRVEENHPGFFSQLSRQQSPEYLWIGCSDSRVPANEIVDLPPGEIFVHRNIANLVIHTDLNCLSVIQYAVEVLKVQHVIVCGHYGCGGVKAAMEAQEHGLIDNWLRHLKDVYRYHQDKIGAIEDIEGRVSLLCELNVREQVANVCHTTIVQNAWKAGQKLAVHGWIYKIEDGIIHDLDVCVTNADEISDTHRIE from the coding sequence ATGCGTGTGCTTCGTCATCTCTTTGATAACAACCGGCGCTGGGCGAAACGGGTTGAGGAAAACCATCCGGGCTTCTTTTCGCAACTCAGCAGACAGCAGAGTCCTGAATATCTCTGGATTGGATGTTCCGACAGCAGGGTGCCCGCCAACGAGATTGTGGATCTGCCTCCGGGAGAGATCTTTGTCCATCGTAATATCGCGAATCTGGTCATCCATACGGATCTTAACTGTCTCTCTGTGATTCAATACGCGGTCGAAGTCCTGAAAGTCCAACATGTAATTGTCTGCGGCCATTACGGATGCGGGGGAGTGAAGGCGGCCATGGAAGCCCAGGAACATGGATTGATTGACAACTGGCTTCGCCACCTGAAGGATGTCTATCGGTACCATCAGGACAAGATTGGTGCAATTGAAGATATCGAAGGTCGAGTCAGTCTCCTTTGTGAGCTGAATGTCCGCGAACAGGTGGCCAATGTCTGCCATACGACCATTGTCCAGAATGCCTGGAAAGCGGGTCAGAAACTGGCGGTTCACGGCTGGATCTATAAGATTGAGGACGGTATTATTCACGATCTGGATGTGTGCGTTACGAATGCTGATGAAATCTCTGATACTCACAGGATTGAATAA
- a CDS encoding acyl-CoA thioesterase, translating to MSSNRSRLPYEIEITIQPEDIDRLGHVNNVVYLRWVQDAAVAHWNALASESEKRALLWVVARHEIDYRRPALPEDTIVARTWVGGVTRRGFERHTELLRKRDGKILATALTTWCPIHAETLKPIEVSDDIYAKFSTCDAR from the coding sequence ATGAGTTCAAACCGATCCCGTTTACCCTATGAAATCGAAATTACAATTCAACCAGAGGATATCGATCGTCTGGGCCATGTCAACAATGTGGTCTACCTGCGCTGGGTGCAGGACGCGGCGGTGGCCCACTGGAATGCGCTGGCTTCAGAGAGTGAAAAGCGGGCCCTGCTCTGGGTCGTGGCGCGGCATGAGATCGATTACCGAAGGCCTGCACTTCCGGAAGATACCATTGTCGCGCGGACCTGGGTGGGGGGCGTCACAAGAAGAGGATTTGAACGGCACACGGAACTACTCAGAAAAAGGGACGGGAAAATCCTGGCCACTGCTCTGACGACCTGGTGTCCGATTCATGCCGAAACTCTGAAACCCATCGAAGTCAGTGACGATATCTACGCAAAATTTTCCACCTGTGATGCTCGATAG
- a CDS encoding TRL-like family protein encodes MKLRALFLLALLFSLSLLISCAYGVAPVTGVVYTDVKAPVSATANDVQGTLKTGESTCESFLGLIAVGDCSIDAAAKKAGITAIHHVDYETKGFLGLYTRFTVFVYGE; translated from the coding sequence ATGAAACTTCGTGCATTGTTCTTGCTGGCCCTGCTGTTTTCCCTTTCCCTCCTCATTTCCTGTGCATATGGTGTGGCTCCTGTAACAGGTGTCGTCTACACCGATGTCAAAGCGCCTGTGTCCGCCACAGCAAATGACGTACAGGGGACCCTGAAAACCGGGGAAAGTACGTGCGAATCTTTCCTGGGTCTCATTGCCGTGGGAGATTGCTCGATTGACGCGGCTGCCAAGAAAGCCGGGATTACGGCCATTCATCATGTGGATTACGAAACAAAAGGTTTCCTGGGTCTGTATACCCGCTTCACGGTCTTTGTGTACGGAGAATAG